One genomic region from Magallana gigas chromosome 3, xbMagGiga1.1, whole genome shotgun sequence encodes:
- the LOC105345049 gene encoding uncharacterized protein produces the protein MTSKLVRWIKTNIPLKKAIKCRGKEQLIIKNIYSRDPEGWYENRDICDTCFDFPNATLRTSYGPTPIFIYPGDQDDLVSGSVLDKGTFESEKEMILSEMMKDDPDLQIIDIGANIGVYTLSCAKAGRKVLAVEALARNLQHLCASVMEGGLQDNVYLIHNAISNNNSFVSLGMHKGNMGGTYVDVNANHIKQLKEGEAQGTYGQVYSITLDDLLELPVMKHFRKVFIKMDIEGFEDRAVERATQFFEKVNVVGILMEWVFHRNNPTAKKIIDFMTERKYKPHACKIGKVPLDVAENENWGLDVLWLSNGS, from the exons ATGACAAGCAAATTAGTACGATGGATTAAAACAAACATACCATTGAAGAAGGCAATTAAATGTAGAGGTAAAGAACAACTgataatcaaaaatatttatagcCGCGACCCTGAAGGATGGTATGAAAATCGGGATATTTGCGACACATGTTTTGATTTTCCGAATGCTACTTTGAGAACGAGCTATGGACCTACGCCTATCTTTATCTATCCAGGAGATCAGGATGATTTGGTCTCAGGTTCAGTTTTAGACAAAGGAACATTTGAATCGGAAAAGGAGATGATACTGTCTGAAATGATGAAAGATGACCCCGATCTTCAAATAATAGATATTGGAGCCAATATTG GTGTTTATACGCTGAGTTGTGCAAAGGCTGGACGAAAAGTACTGGCAGTTGAGGCCTTGGCAAGAAATTTGCAGCATCTTTGTGCTTCTGTCATGGAAGGGGGCCTACAAGACAATGTTTATCTTATCCATAACGCTATATCAAACAATAATTCGTTCGTCAGCTTAGGAATGCACAAAGGTAACATGGGAGGTACATATGTAGACGTAAACGCTAAccatatcaaacaattaaaagaAGGTGAAGCCCAGGGTACTTATGGACAGGTATACTCTATTACATTGGATGATCTCTTGGAACTTCCAGTTATGAAACATTTCCGAAAAGTATTTATCAAAATGGACATTGAAGGTTTCGAAGACCGCGCTGTTGAAAGAGCGacacaattttttgaaaaggtcAATGTTGTGGGAATTTTAATGGAGTGGGTGTTTCATAGAAACAATCCGACTGCAAAGAAAATTATAGATTTTATGACAGAGCGAAAATATAAACCTCATGCGTGCAAAATCGGAAAAGTTCCTTTAGATGTAGCTGAAAATGAAAACTGGGGATTGGATGTTCTATGGCTTTCAAACGGAAGCTGA